From a single Cotesia glomerata isolate CgM1 linkage group LG6, MPM_Cglom_v2.3, whole genome shotgun sequence genomic region:
- the LOC123267001 gene encoding myb-like protein X — protein MMDQKYALVAVPPESKETRIIETEKIYNFDKYNFTTRSKVYRYQGDNGNKVKCAIIKVGATVEGLIYISSRLPRPKITNQSSLGSSDEENESAIAKAKKYRKGKKKNSNSAKKRRIDDIVNKFNASEGTVEKIANKNRRNNYISSNDESESEKEKEKEEKDKEEEDEEEENEENDERYDNCLKDDYLTGESDIFDGEKDEQVRGEQTDHTAKENEIEMNAFKRIIPESDKEDDIPRNLDKDLIEEDLDETYDDEFERANDLENYPERETENITKRPNFDPFFSATTVTKLPAVNSMGRLPQIQPGSSRVIQSTNVKKREITSTAKPTNASRRIQLRSNNGTSEKTQSGAYLNLVEQCKQQELEIKKWKQRALLAEAAYQAQLNKRDRPSH, from the exons atgATGGATCAGAAATATGCATTGGTAGCAGTACCACCAGAATCTAAGGAAACAAGGATTATTGagactgaaaaaatttataattttgataaatataattttacaacgaGATCAAAAGTCTATCGCTATCAAGGTGATAATGGTAATAAAGTCAAATGTGCAATAATAAAGGTGGGAG CAACTGTAGAAGGATTAATATACATATCAAGTCGCCTTCCACGTCCAAAAATCACAAATCAGTCATCTTTAGGATCTTCAGATGAAGAAAATGAATCGGCAATTGCGAAagctaaaaaatatagaaag ggaaaaaaaaaaaatagtaattcaGCAAAAAAAAGGAGGATAGAtgatattgttaataaatttaacgcATCCGAGGGAACTGTTGAAAAG ATTGCGAATAAGAACCGGcgtaataattacatttcaAGTAATGATGAATCTGAatctgaaaaagaaaaagaaaaagaagaaaaagataaagaagaagaagacgaagaagaagaaaatgaagaaaatgatGAAAGATATGACAATTGCCTCAAGGACGATTATTTAACAGGAGAATCAGATATATTTGACGGAGAAAAAGATGAACAAGTTCGGGGAGAACAAACTGATCATACagcaaaagaaaatgaaattgaaatgAACGCATTTAAACGTATTATTCCTGAATCTGATAAGGAAGATGATATACCAAGAAATTTAGATAAAGATTTAATAGAAGAAGACTTAGATGAAACATACGATGATGAATTTGAACGAGCAAACGATTTGGAAAACTATCCAGAGAGAGAAActgaaaatattacaaaacgaCCTAATTTCGATCCTTTCTTCAGTGCTACAACAGTG actaaGTTACCAGCCGTAAATTCAATGGGTCGATTACCACAAATTCAACCTGGATCGAGCAGAGTT ATTCAGTCAACTAATGTAAAAAAACGAGAAATAACATCCACAGCAAAACCAACAAATGCATCAAGAAGAATTCAATTAAGATCTAACAATGGG ACAAGTGAAAAAACTCAAAGTGGAGCGTACTTAAATTTGGTAGAACAATGCAAGCAACAGGaattggaaataaaaaaatggaaacaACGTGCACTACTGGCAGAAGCTGCTTACCAAGCTCAACTAAATAAACGTGACAGGCCGAGTCACTAG